Proteins from one Camelina sativa cultivar DH55 chromosome 8, Cs, whole genome shotgun sequence genomic window:
- the LOC104706348 gene encoding acyl-protein thioesterase 2, whose translation MSISGAAVGSGRNIRKAVEFGKTHVVKPKGKHQATIVWLHGLGDVGSSWSQMFETLPLPNIKWLCPTAPSQPVSLFGGMPATAWFDVVGISENGPDDMEGLDVAAAHVANLLVNEPADIKLGVGGFSMGAATSLYSATCFALGKYGNGNPYPINLSAVIGLSGWLPCAKTLAGKLEEGQIKDRAASLPIVVCHGKSDDVVPFKFGEKSSQALLSNGFKKVTFKPYSALGHYTIPQEMDELCAWLTSTLGLEG comes from the exons GAAGAAATATTAGAAAAGCAGTTGAGTTTGGGAAAACTCATGTTGTTAAGCCCAAAGGGAAACATCAAGCAACTATTGTCTGGCTACATGGGCTTGGGGACGTTGGCTCAAG CTGGTCCCAGATGTTTGAGACCCTTCCCCTTCCAAAT ATCAAATGGTTATGCCCGACTGCTCCTTCTCAGCCAGTAAGTTTGTTTGGTGGTATGCCCGCCACAGCTT GGTTTGATGTTGTGGGCATCAGTGAAAATGGACCTGATGACATGGAAGGATTGGATGTGGCTGCTGCACATGTTGCAAATCTGTTGGTGAATGAGCCTGCTGACA TTAAATTAGGTGTTGGTGGGTTCAGCATGGGTGCGGCGACATCTCTATATTCTGCAACATGTTTTGCTCTTGGCAAATATGGAAATGGCAATCCATACCCTATCAATTTAAGCGCAGTCATAGGCTTAAGCGGCTGGCTTCCATGTGCAAA GACATTGGCTGGCAAACTAGAAGAGGGGCAGATCAAGGACCGAGCTGCGTCGTTGCCCATTGTAGTTTGTCATGGAAAAA GTGATGATGTGGTACCATTCAAGTTTGGAGAGAAATCTTCACAGGCCTTACTCTCAAATGGGTTTAAGAAGGTGACCTTTAAACCTTACAGTGCACTTGGTCACTACACAATCCCACAGGAGATGGATGAGTTGTGCGCGTGGTTGACATCCACCCTCGGCCTCGAAGGTTAA
- the LOC104706349 gene encoding LOW QUALITY PROTEIN: nudix hydrolase 19, chloroplastic-like (The sequence of the model RefSeq protein was modified relative to this genomic sequence to represent the inferred CDS: inserted 1 base in 1 codon): MLALFXSSSTYPALSSLSRSVTLNLARRTTLSALTMSMNLRTHAFAGNPLKSKTPKSTDPFSPTSAFESLKTLIPVIPNQPTVSPDFKVLPFSKGRPLVFSSGGDATTTPIWHLGWISLADCKVLLASCGADLREDSLVYLGPKVEEDLVYWAVDLDEDGVVSELGGRKLCFVELRTLMVAADWADQRAMDELVIAGHARALLEWHNVSRFCGSCGGATVPREAGRRKQCSNETCKKRVYPRVDPVVIMLVIDRENDRALLSRQSRFVPRMWSCIAGFIEPGESLEEAVRRETWEETGIEVGEVVYHSSQPWPVGPSSMPCQLMVGFFAYAKTVDINVDKEELEDAQWHSREDVKKALDVAEYRKAQRTAAAKIEQMCKGVERSQSLSTDFNLESGELAPMFIPGPFAIAHHLISAWVDQAPGNVQSKQQAGVSLSSL, encoded by the exons ATGCTCgctctct cctcttcttctacaTATCCAGCTCTCTCTTCCCTCTCCAGATCCGTAACTCTAAACTTAGCCAGAAGAACAACACTCTCTGCTCTCACAATGTCGATGAACCTTAGAACCCACGCGTTCGCAGGCAATCCCTTAAAGTCCAAAACTCCGAAATCAACCGATCCTTTCTCACCCACCTCCGCTTTCGAATccctcaaaaccctaatcccagtAATCCCTAATCAACCCACTGTTTCCCCTGATTTTAAAGTACTTCCCTTTAGCAAGGGTCGTCCACTGGTGTTCTCCAGCGGTGGAGACGCTACTACCACTCCTATATGGCATCTGGGCTGGATCAGCTTGGCTGATTGTAAAGTTTTGTTGGCGAGTTGTGGGGCTGATCTGAGGGAGGACTCGCTTGTGTATTTAGGACCCAAGGTGGAAGAAGATTTGGTGTATTGGGCTGTTGATTTGGATGAAGACGGTGTTGTTTCTGAATTAGGGGGTAGGAAGCTCTGTTTCGTCGAGCTTCGAACCCTAATGGTTGCTGCTGATTGGGCTGATCAACGCGCTATGGATGAATTGGTTATTGCCGGCCAT GCCAGGGCATTGCTTGAATGGCACAATGTATCACGATTTTGTGGATCTTGTGGAGGTGCAACTGTTCCAAGGGAAGCAGGGAGGAGAAAACAATGCTCAAATGAGACATGCAAGAAGCGGGTTTATCCCCGTGTTGACCCG GTGGTTATAATGTTAGTCATTGATCGAGAAAATGATCGTGCGCTTTTAAGCAGGCAATCCAGATTTGTACCGAGAATGTGGAGTTGTATAGCTGGATTTATTGAG CCAGGGGAAAGCTTAGAAGAGGCTGTGAGGCGAGAAACATGGGAAGAGACTGGCATTGAAGTAGGAGAAGTTGTCTATCATAGCTCTCAGCCCTGGCCTG TGGGACCAAGTAGCATGCCATGCCAATTGATGGTCGGGTTCTTTGCTTACGCCAAGACGGTCGACATAAATGTAGACAAAGAAGAGTtggaag ATGCTCAATGGCACAGTAGAGAAGATGTGAAGAAAGCACTGGATGTTGCAGAATACAGAAAGGCGCAAAGAACAGCGGCTGCAAAGATAGAGCAGATGTGCAAAGGTGTAGAGAGAAGCCAGAGTCTATCAACAGATTTCAATCTCGAAAGCGGTGAGCTCGCTCCTATGTTTATCCCGGGGCCATTTGCAATCGCGCACCACCTGATCTCAGCATGGGTAGATCAGGCTCCTGGCAATGTTCAATCCAAACAACAAGCCGGtgtctctctctcaagtttGTAG
- the LOC104706350 gene encoding NADH-cytochrome b5 reductase-like protein, with the protein MATTFFRRIARSAPIAFPVALGSQSKAGSGAFRFSAGAIAALSGGFSYYYLASGNNLVYLDQAKEETGPKTALNPDKWLEFKLQDTARVSHNTQLFRFSFEPSAELGLHVASCLLTRAPLGYNAEGKTKYVIRPYTPISDPEAKGYFDLLIKVYPDGKMSQHFASLKPGDVLEVKGPVEKFKYSPNMKKHIGMIAGGSGITPMLQVIDAIVKNPEDNTQISLLYANVSPDDILLKQKLDVLQANHPNLKIFYTVDNPTKNWKGGVGYVSKDMALKGLPLPADDTLILVCGPPGMMEHISGGKAPDWSQGEVKGVLKELGYTEQMVFKF; encoded by the exons ATGGCAACCACCTTCTTCCGGCGAATAGCTAGGTCAGCTCCAATCGCATTCCCCGTCGCACTTGGATCCCAAAGCAAAGCTGGTTCTGGCGCTTTCCGATTCTCTGCCGGTGCGATCGCGGCACTCTCCGGCGGATTCTCTTACTATTACCTAGCATCCGGCAACAATCTG GTTTATCTGGATCAAGCTAAGGAAGAGACTGGGCCAAAAACAG CTCTAAACCCTGATAAATGGCTCGAGTTCAAGCTTCAAGACACTGCTAGAGTTAGCCACAACACCCAGTTGTTCAG GTTCTCATTTGAGCCCTCAGCTGAATTGGGTCTCCATGTTGCTTCTTGTCTCCTGACAAG GGCTCCTTTAGGCTATAATGCTGaagggaaaacaaaatatgtcATTAGACC TTACACTCCTATCTCTGACCCAGAGGCTAAGGGCTATTTTGATTTACTGATTAAG GTATATCCAGACGGAAAAATGAGTCAACATTTTGCCAGCTTAAAACCCGGGGATGTGTTGGAAGTAAAAGG ACCCGttgaaaaattcaaatattcGCCGAATATGAAGAAACATATTGGCATG atTGCTGGTGGAAGTGGGATTACTCCAATGCTCCAGGTGATTGATGCCATTGTGAAGAATCCCGAGGACAACACGCAG ATATCATTGCTTTATGCCAATGTTTCTCCAGATGATATACTTCTGAAGCAGAAGCTTGATGTACTTCAGGCTAACCACCCAAATTTGAAG ATATTCTACACTGTTGACAATCCTACTAAAAACTGGAAAGGAGGAGTAGGTTACGTTTCAAAGGATATGGCTCTAAAAGGCTTACCTCTTCCTGCAGACGACACTCTTATCCTT GTATGTGGTCCTCCTGGGATGATGGAGCATATATCTGGAGGCAAAGCTCCAGACTGGTCACAAGGAGAG GTCAAAGGGGTACTCAAGGAACTCGGATACACAGAGCAAATGGTTTTCAAATTCTGA